Proteins co-encoded in one Cytobacillus sp. NJ13 genomic window:
- a CDS encoding 5'-nucleotidase C-terminal domain-containing protein yields the protein MKVLLSAILFSYLGMPLYSVQPSEKEQWDHQGLSEDYHGHVEERTEAPYKQIQLLGINDFHGQLNVTRQVNGRPAGRADYLAAYLRQRASENENTILLHAGDMIGASPPVSALLRDEPTIEFLNKMGFDIGTIGNHEFDRGSDELLRLLSGGGPSATKNYSGSRFPWIAANVISHKSGKPILPPYKILNASGIPIGFIGVIMKNTPAISAPNSVKGLIFTDEAEAINKYTHILKNQGVRSIVVLAHVPGESKPNGEQARGQLIDLAHRADDEVDIIFGAHSHTYLNSVVDGKLLVQAYSYGTAFSDVDIEIDPRTKDIVRKHAEIVNVFQENIQPANDITELVERYEKKVEPIVNRYIGTAAMPITAEQSRSGESALGNLIADSQRAAMNTDLAFINPGGIRADIDAGRVTWGNLYVVLPFSNQLVKMNLTGSQIRDVLNQQWQPNATRILQISGFTYSWNVSQPAGEKIKDIYLPDGTKLHSNKIYSVTVNTYLADGGDNFTVFRKGTNRVTGPSDIDALVDYIQNSAQPFSSSIDGRIKRIY from the coding sequence ATGAAAGTACTTCTTTCCGCCATATTATTCAGCTATCTGGGAATGCCCCTGTATAGCGTACAGCCTTCAGAAAAAGAACAATGGGATCACCAAGGTCTTTCTGAGGACTATCACGGCCATGTTGAAGAACGTACAGAAGCACCATACAAGCAAATTCAATTGCTGGGAATTAATGATTTCCATGGACAGCTGAATGTCACTCGGCAGGTTAACGGCAGACCAGCAGGTCGCGCAGATTACCTCGCTGCCTATTTGCGGCAGCGTGCTTCTGAAAATGAAAACACCATTTTGCTTCATGCTGGCGACATGATTGGAGCTAGCCCGCCAGTATCCGCTCTTCTGCGGGATGAACCGACCATTGAATTTTTGAATAAGATGGGGTTTGATATTGGCACTATCGGCAATCATGAATTTGATCGAGGATCTGATGAGCTGCTTCGCCTGCTAAGCGGCGGCGGCCCTTCAGCAACAAAAAACTATTCCGGTTCCCGTTTCCCATGGATTGCAGCCAATGTCATCAGTCACAAGTCAGGCAAACCCATCCTTCCCCCATATAAAATATTAAATGCAAGCGGAATCCCAATAGGATTTATCGGAGTCATCATGAAAAATACACCGGCCATTTCCGCGCCAAACAGTGTGAAAGGTCTGATTTTTACTGATGAAGCTGAAGCAATCAACAAGTATACCCATATACTAAAAAACCAGGGGGTCAGATCCATTGTGGTACTGGCCCATGTTCCAGGCGAATCAAAACCAAATGGAGAGCAAGCCAGAGGCCAGTTAATAGATTTGGCCCATCGAGCGGATGACGAAGTGGATATTATTTTTGGAGCCCACAGCCATACCTATCTGAACAGTGTTGTGGATGGAAAACTCCTGGTGCAGGCCTATTCATACGGCACTGCCTTTTCAGATGTGGATATAGAAATAGATCCCAGAACAAAAGATATTGTCCGGAAACACGCGGAAATAGTAAATGTTTTTCAAGAGAATATCCAGCCTGCAAATGACATAACGGAGCTGGTCGAGCGCTATGAAAAGAAAGTAGAACCCATTGTAAACAGATACATTGGCACTGCTGCAATGCCAATCACAGCTGAGCAAAGCAGAAGCGGTGAATCAGCCCTGGGCAATCTTATTGCCGATTCCCAGCGGGCAGCGATGAACACAGATTTGGCTTTCATCAATCCAGGAGGAATCCGGGCAGACATTGACGCCGGCCGTGTTACTTGGGGAAACCTATATGTCGTCCTTCCCTTCAGCAATCAACTGGTCAAAATGAACCTGACAGGCAGCCAAATTCGTGATGTCCTCAATCAGCAATGGCAGCCAAATGCAACAAGAATTCTGCAGATTTCTGGCTTCACTTATTCCTGGAATGTCAGCCAGCCTGCCGGTGAAAAAATAAAAGATATTTATCTTCCTGACGGAACAAAGCTCCATTCGAATAAGATCTATTCGGTCACTGTAAATACCTATCTTGCTGATGGAGGAGACAATTTTACAGTATTCCGAAAAGGGACAAACAGAGTGACCGGACCAAGTGATATAGATGCACTAGTGGACTATATACAGAATTCAGCACAGCCATTCAGCTCCTCGATTGATGGACGCATAAAGAGAATATACTGA
- a CDS encoding DUF3267 domain-containing protein — translation MENKKETVVSISMMKLQVFLFIATIVLVFGVLFLHAVIYGGGEMSFDLIGMLLFLAGMAVIVFLHEAIHLAGFRYIGGVPWSEMSWGVNLRLGVAYAHAKQPVTVQQMKKVLMLPFIPTGLLPLILGIVLNMPGLSILGAILTVGCFGDFVLYKKLLKFPKDALVIDHPTKPQFTVYE, via the coding sequence TTGGAAAATAAAAAAGAAACGGTTGTTTCCATTTCAATGATGAAATTGCAGGTTTTTTTATTCATTGCAACGATTGTGCTGGTATTTGGGGTGCTCTTTTTACATGCGGTGATTTATGGCGGAGGGGAAATGTCTTTTGATCTTATAGGTATGCTATTATTTTTAGCTGGTATGGCCGTTATTGTTTTTTTGCATGAAGCCATCCATTTGGCAGGTTTTCGCTATATTGGCGGTGTCCCATGGAGCGAAATGTCCTGGGGAGTCAATTTGAGATTGGGTGTGGCCTATGCTCATGCCAAACAGCCAGTGACGGTTCAGCAAATGAAAAAGGTTTTAATGCTGCCATTCATTCCGACTGGCTTATTGCCCCTTATTCTTGGAATTGTACTGAATATGCCTGGATTATCGATATTAGGGGCGATATTGACAGTTGGATGTTTTGGAGATTTTGTTTTGTATAAAAAGCTCTTAAAATTCCCAAAGGATGCTCTTGTCATTGACCATCCGACTAAACCGCAATTTACAGTTTATGAATAG
- a CDS encoding MFS transporter — translation MLIAIFFVLALISFFNGIFSPVKMSMVKAVVPKEQRVKANSLLSSVDQTFLFAGWTFGGILLAFLGKQTTLIITIILLVSSILSLFLIKISQSPAVNSNVRMLSSLTAGWKLLFQDKGLRVLIIMDLIEAWAGTIWIGAVTLTYVEDALGKGESWWGYINGGYYLGTIAGGILIYRLSYLLQGRLIIFMLIGSSAFGILTLGYGFISNPFLALLFVILMGPAYQLRDLAQTTMYQNSADETMFTKILAAKSVLNELIFVFSILGIGVLTDLIGVRLIYILSGVLLIIRPSLVFFS, via the coding sequence ATGTTAATAGCTATTTTCTTTGTGTTGGCCCTTATATCTTTTTTCAATGGCATTTTCTCACCTGTTAAAATGTCCATGGTAAAAGCTGTTGTTCCTAAAGAGCAAAGAGTCAAAGCGAATAGCCTGCTCTCAAGTGTTGACCAGACTTTCTTATTTGCAGGGTGGACCTTTGGCGGTATCCTGTTAGCTTTCCTTGGCAAGCAAACCACATTGATCATTACGATCATTCTACTTGTTAGTTCTATTCTCAGCTTGTTTTTGATAAAAATAAGCCAATCACCTGCTGTAAACTCAAACGTCCGGATGCTGTCCAGTCTAACGGCTGGTTGGAAATTGCTCTTCCAGGATAAAGGGCTTCGAGTCCTGATCATAATGGATTTGATAGAAGCTTGGGCAGGAACGATTTGGATTGGTGCGGTTACGTTAACTTATGTGGAGGATGCCCTTGGAAAGGGGGAGTCTTGGTGGGGCTATATCAACGGAGGATATTACTTAGGCACTATTGCTGGAGGAATCCTCATTTACCGGCTTTCTTATTTACTGCAAGGCCGTTTGATTATTTTTATGCTGATTGGATCCAGTGCTTTCGGGATTCTTACTTTGGGGTATGGTTTTATTTCGAATCCTTTCTTAGCGCTGCTATTTGTGATATTGATGGGGCCTGCCTATCAGCTGCGGGATCTTGCGCAAACCACTATGTATCAAAATAGTGCAGATGAAACAATGTTCACGAAAATTCTTGCAGCTAAATCTGTCTTAAACGAATTGATTTTCGTTTTCTCTATTTTGGGCATAGGGGTCTTAACTGATTTAATCGGTGTCCGGCTTATTTACATTTTATCAGGAGTATTATTAATCATTCGTCCATCTTTGGTTTTTTTCAGCTGA
- a CDS encoding cation diffusion facilitator family transporter produces MEEEKYQNLKLGERAAFISIAAYIFLSVLKLTIGYVSDSSALKADGLNNTTDIIASIAVLIGLRISQRPPDKNHGYGHWKSETIASMVASFIMAAVGLQVLLNAVSSMFDGVNESPDIFAAYTGVFSGAAMYFVYRYNKKLAIKINSKAVMAAAKDNISDAWVSIGTAVGILGSQLNMPWLDPLTAIVVGFLICKTAWDIFIQASHELSDGFDEKKIKHYQDVIKDIDGVKGIKDIKGRSYGNNEVIDVVILVNSKLDIKEAHDIATHVEKVMMKDYGVYDVHVHVEPN; encoded by the coding sequence ATGGAAGAGGAAAAATATCAAAACCTTAAGTTGGGTGAACGTGCTGCGTTTATTAGTATTGCAGCCTATATATTTCTTTCTGTACTAAAATTAACTATTGGATATGTGAGTGACTCTTCTGCTTTGAAAGCGGATGGGCTGAATAATACAACAGATATTATTGCTTCAATTGCAGTGCTTATAGGGCTTAGGATTTCTCAGCGTCCGCCGGATAAAAATCATGGGTATGGCCATTGGAAGAGTGAAACCATTGCTTCCATGGTAGCTTCATTCATTATGGCTGCAGTAGGTCTTCAAGTTCTGCTGAATGCTGTTTCATCCATGTTTGATGGAGTTAATGAATCTCCTGATATTTTTGCTGCATATACCGGAGTTTTTTCTGGAGCCGCAATGTACTTTGTATACCGATACAATAAAAAACTAGCTATTAAAATTAACAGCAAGGCCGTAATGGCAGCGGCAAAGGACAATATTTCAGACGCATGGGTGAGTATAGGCACTGCCGTCGGTATTTTGGGTTCACAGCTGAACATGCCATGGCTTGATCCATTAACAGCCATAGTTGTCGGGTTTTTAATATGCAAAACGGCTTGGGATATTTTTATACAAGCCTCCCATGAGCTTTCAGATGGATTTGATGAAAAAAAGATTAAGCATTATCAGGATGTCATCAAAGATATAGACGGGGTAAAAGGCATTAAAGATATTAAAGGCAGAAGCTATGGAAACAATGAAGTGATTGATGTGGTCATTCTGGTTAATTCCAAGCTTGATATTAAGGAAGCCCATGATATTGCGACACATGTGGAGAAAGTGATGATGAAGGATTATGGGGTTTATGATGTTCACGTTCATGTGGAACCGAATTAA
- a CDS encoding DUF2935 domain-containing protein encodes MANPIVVRSLDEIKFWSRIMKEHALFLSLGFTYEQKLLIAEAQQFIALFERIEEKLARFTVNSELSQVQAFNNEVYQAAAAIWSYKRKVLGLTLRCEIRSNNFPLLIDHISREAAYFANRLKDLNSGILAPKPEAIIEENVFFLRIMADHAKFIGHLLDPSERKLVEQAREFSHDFDQLVFQAVDLDSMQPESETKPLLSHFLNENKVSVASLRDFKKTARELIEACRIKSNIHPLLADHTFREAERFLEIIDLFEASIKRA; translated from the coding sequence ATGGCGAATCCAATAGTCGTTAGATCGCTGGACGAAATTAAATTTTGGTCCAGGATTATGAAAGAACATGCACTATTTTTAAGTTTAGGGTTTACCTATGAACAGAAACTATTAATTGCCGAGGCACAGCAATTTATCGCTCTATTTGAAAGAATCGAGGAAAAGCTGGCCAGATTTACAGTCAACTCAGAACTTAGCCAGGTTCAAGCATTTAATAACGAGGTTTATCAAGCAGCTGCTGCCATCTGGAGCTATAAAAGGAAAGTGCTGGGGCTGACATTAAGATGCGAAATCCGTTCAAATAATTTTCCTTTATTGATTGACCATATCAGCAGAGAAGCTGCATACTTTGCAAATCGATTAAAAGACCTCAATTCAGGGATACTCGCACCAAAACCGGAAGCCATTATAGAAGAAAATGTCTTCTTTCTAAGGATCATGGCTGACCATGCTAAGTTTATTGGCCATTTACTAGATCCTTCGGAAAGAAAGCTGGTAGAACAGGCAAGAGAGTTTAGCCATGATTTCGACCAATTGGTCTTTCAAGCTGTTGATCTTGACTCTATGCAGCCTGAATCAGAAACGAAACCATTACTTAGCCATTTTTTAAATGAGAATAAAGTATCAGTTGCTTCATTAAGGGACTTCAAGAAAACGGCCAGAGAATTAATAGAGGCCTGCCGGATCAAAAGCAATATTCATCCACTTCTGGCTGACCATACATTTAGAGAAGCAGAGAGATTTTTGGAAATAATTGATTTGTTTGAGGCGAGTATTAAAAGAGCCTAG